The Glycine soja cultivar W05 chromosome 8, ASM419377v2, whole genome shotgun sequence genome has a window encoding:
- the LOC114421880 gene encoding transcription factor mef2A-like produces MDSANTSGSLQSSSGADEEYDSRAESSQLSMFLTNQPQPQPPPSQVAPFIPPPHQQLQHHQNTHMFDPLSNYLDPIPQSSTSLLNLDVMWSKQVRSEPNQTDLVSLIPHNQAFVSSQTRGNNSGAFPTLPPESGSRGLMLSVSAANNDQIQTHTNNCSSNMVRNPKKRSRASRRAPTTVLTTDTTNFRAMVQEFTGIPAQPFTSSSFPRTRLDLFASAATPTLMRSNVNVNPLDPPTQPPYLLRPFAQKLQLRSLHPFPPSFSNTFLPPSTNSSTNSTSINYQQQQQLSEHFGFVKQPLNFNNTTPDNSTLEAYHQLKHHLGNSSSVLVSRTQQHHSLEIPPNLKNGVFEELGLRHDHVNTDLGCLHQSMVSSTSVGVGALSSGNNNNNNLSNATNSSTEWAQRMGTITNNDCDHGGGGALSGTINYSDTNGKVHYSASSSDFHGEKGPDFTVTATRTQGMVESWINCSSD; encoded by the coding sequence ATGGATTCGGCAAACACCAGCGGGAGCTTGCAATCCTCAAGCGGCGCTGATGAAGAGTACGATTCACGCGCAGAATCATCACAACTCTCTATGTTCTTAACCAACCAACCTCAACCACAACCACCACCAAGCCAAGTTGCTCCCTTTATTCCACCACCACATCAACAACTACAACACCACCAAAACACCCACATGTTCGACCCTTTATCAAACTACTTGGATCCGATCCCACAAAGTTCAACATCACTGTTAAACCTTGACGTGATGTGGTCGAAACAAGTGAGATCCGAACCAAACCAAACGGATCTTGTTAGCTTGATACCtcataaccaagcttttgtgtCAAGTCAAACACGAGGGAACAATAGTGGTGCTTTTCCTACTTTGCCTCCAGAGAGTGGTTCCCGAGGACTAATGCTTTCAGTGTCAGCCGCAAAcaatgatcaaattcaaacccaCACCAACAACTGCAGCAGCAACATGGTTCGAAACCCGAAGAAACGGTCAAGAGCTTCTAGGCGTGCACCTACCACTGTGCTAACCACAGACACCACCAATTTCCGAGCCATGGTTCAGGAATTTACTGGCATCCCAGCACAACCCTTCACATCCTCCTCTTTCCCGAGAACCAGGTTGGATCTCTTTGCTTCCGCCGCAACACCAACTTTGATGAGATCCAACGTTAACGTTAACCCTTTGGACCCTCCAACACAACCTCCTTATCTTCTTCGCCCCTTTGCACAAAAACTCCAACTTCGAAGTCTTCACCCGTTTCCCCCCTCCTTTTCCAATACCTTCTTACCTCCTTCAACAAACTCTTCCACTAATTCAACTTCCATTAattaccaacaacaacaacaactatctgaACATTTCGGCTTTGTGAAACAGCCTCTCAACTTTAACAACACAACCCCAGACAATAGTACTCTCGAAGCATATCATCAGCTCAAGCACCATCTTGGCAACTCTTCTTCTGTTCTCGTCTCCAGAACACAACAACACCACTCCTTGGAAATTCCGCCGAATCTCAAAAATGGTGTGTTTGAAGAACTGGGACTGAGACACGACCATGTTAACACCGACCTCGGATGTCTTCATCAGAGCATGGTTTCGTCAACATCAGTTGGAGTGGGAGCATTGTCAAGtggaaacaacaacaacaataacttgaGTAATGCTACTAATTCTTCAACGGAATGGGCCCAGAGAATGGGCACCATTACCAACAATGATTGCGATCACGGAGGAGGAGGAGCTCTCAGTGGCACTATCAACTACAGTGACACTAATGGCAAAGTACACTACTCAGCTTCTTCATCGGATTTTCATGGAGAGAAGGGGCCAGACTTCACTGTAACTGCAACTAGAACTCAAGGAATGGTGGAGTCCTGGATTAATTGTTCTTCTGATTAA